The region AAATTAAAAAAAGATATATTTTTAGAAGTAAGAGAGAGCAATAGTGCCAGAGAGTTCTATAAAAATTGTGGTTTTCAGGAGATAGGAAAGAGAAAAAACTATTATCCAGATACTGGTGAAGCAGCTATTATAATGATGAGAAATATTTAGAAATATACATATTTAAATCACAAAAAGACTATAAAATAACTAACATAATAAAAAGGATGGTAAAAGATGGAAACAAATATTTATTCAAACCCTCTAGCAGAAAGATATAGTTCAAAGGAGATGTTGGAAAATTTTTCTCCAGATAAAAAGTTTTCTACATGGAGAAAGCTTTGGGTAGCTTTAGCTGAAGCAGAAAAGGAACTTGGATTGAATATTACTGATGAGCAGATAGAGGAAATGAAAGCTAATATTTATAACATTGATTATGAATTAGCAGCAAAAAAAGAAGCAGAGTTTAGACATGATGTAATGGCACATGTACATACATTTGGAACACAAGCACCAAAAGCTATGCCAATTATCCACTTAGGGGCAACAAGTGCTTATGTAGGAGATAATACTGATCTTATTCAAATAAAAGATGGTCTAGATATTATAAAGACTAAATTAGTTAATGTAATTGCAGAGATGTCAAAGTTTGCAATGGAAAATAAAGATTTACCAACTTTAGGATTTACACACTTCCAAGCAGCTCAGCTTACAACTGTTGGAAAGAGAGCTACTTTATGGTTACAAAGCTTATTATTAGATTTAGAGGAGTTAGAGTTTAGAGAAAAAACTTTAAGATTTAGAGGAGTTAAGGGAACAACAGGAACACAAGCAAGTTTCCAAGAGTTATTTAATGGAGATTTTGAAAAAGTAAAAGAGTTAGATAGAAGAATAACTGAGAAAATGGGATTTGATAAGAGATTCTTAGTAACAGGTCAAACTTATGATAGAAAGGTTGACTCTGAAGTTATGAATTTACTTGCTAATATAGCTCAATCAGCTCATAAGTTTACAAATGATTTAAGACTTCTTCAACATTTAAAAGAGATAGAGGAACCATTTGAAAAAAGTCAAATAGGGTCATCAGCTATGGCATACAAAAGAAATCCAATGAGAAGTGAAAGAATATCATCATTAGCAAAATTTGTAATAGCTTTACAACAAAGTACAGCTATGACTGCATCAACTCAATGGTTTGAAA is a window of Candidatus Fusobacterium pullicola DNA encoding:
- a CDS encoding adenylosuccinate lyase, which gives rise to METNIYSNPLAERYSSKEMLENFSPDKKFSTWRKLWVALAEAEKELGLNITDEQIEEMKANIYNIDYELAAKKEAEFRHDVMAHVHTFGTQAPKAMPIIHLGATSAYVGDNTDLIQIKDGLDIIKTKLVNVIAEMSKFAMENKDLPTLGFTHFQAAQLTTVGKRATLWLQSLLLDLEELEFREKTLRFRGVKGTTGTQASFQELFNGDFEKVKELDRRITEKMGFDKRFLVTGQTYDRKVDSEVMNLLANIAQSAHKFTNDLRLLQHLKEIEEPFEKSQIGSSAMAYKRNPMRSERISSLAKFVIALQQSTAMTASTQWFERTLDDSANKRLSLPQAFLAVDAILIIWKNVLDGLVVYPKMIEKRIMAELPFMSTEYIIMECVKNGGDRQELHERIRVHSMEAGRNVKVEGKDNDLIERIINDKYFNLDKERLLEILDPKNFIGFAPEQTEEFINIEVKPILEKYSNRLGMKATLKV